The sequence below is a genomic window from Anopheles cruzii chromosome 3, idAnoCruzAS_RS32_06, whole genome shotgun sequence.
CCAGTTCTTCTGCCAACCCGCAGGAACAGTCTTTGCACGCCTTCCTTTTGCCCGTTGTCCCACAAACTGTGTCAATAGTGGCAACGTTTACTGACTGTTAGACATCCCAAAAACCCGTTCCTTACCTCTCAACGATTCTGGCGTAGGTTTCGTTTTGTCTTCTTCGTCCAGCAGTTCTTCGTCATCGATACGCTCTTCAGTCTCGTCATCACCGGCATCCAGCTTCCAGACGGCCGCCACTTTCGACTTGTTGGCGAAGGAAAGTTTCGATGCCGATCCGACTTCGTAGCTAGGTTTCTCGGCCACAAACACTGCAACGGTTCAAGTTACAGCAACGGGTTGGCctttgtggtttgtggctGATAACACGCCTGAGATTGTATCATTTACCATTATTCTCCGATGCCACAACATTGATAAACCCGGCGAGCAGTAGATTGGCACGTGCCGATTCGGCACTGGTCACCGTGTCGTCTTTGAATACAGCTTTGCCCTTCGGTTTTAGCAGCTTCACCAGGTGCGTCACAATGGCTGCATTTCCCGTCGGTACGTTTGCCAGGACCACATCAAACTGTGAGTTTCCATACTCGGCTGCCAAATGGAACAAGAGCATACGATGATAAATCTGATAACAAGTTAGTCCGGTTGGGAAGGATCGAACATACCAAGATGCAATCGATCCACGTTTTCCACATTGACTTTCACGTTCGGGATCGATTTGAGTTCGTTCACTTCCTTCTCAATTTCGGAGCTTACCGAACCGCCCCACAAGTACAGAACATGATTCTTTTCTTGCACgaaattcatctttgtttcAACAATTCTGTTGACTCACGAAATCCCAATCCAATCGCTCCGAGATTGTGTCTTCAACTGACGTACGGaactttgttgtttttggtgaaCCAATCGTCGAGAATTTTGTGTGTTCTAAGACGAGTCCTTTATTCTAAGTCTCTATTTAAAGgagttttaaaataatacaaaagTA
It includes:
- the LOC128273251 gene encoding anamorsin homolog codes for the protein MNFVQEKNHVLYLWGGSVSSEIEKEVNELKSIPNVKVNVENVDRLHLAEYGNSQFDVVLANVPTGNAAIVTHLVKLLKPKGKAVFKDDTVTSAESARANLLLAGFINVVASENNVFVAEKPSYEVGSASKLSFANKSKVAAVWKLDAGDDETEERIDDEELLDEEDKTKPTPESLRVCGTTGKRKACKDCSCGLAEELDAEALGKAITDPAPKSSCGSCYLGDAFRCATCPYLGMPAFKPGEKIVLSDMQMQADI